A genome region from Schistocerca americana isolate TAMUIC-IGC-003095 chromosome 1, iqSchAmer2.1, whole genome shotgun sequence includes the following:
- the LOC124617788 gene encoding gustatory receptor 68a-like has product MGAIRVQLWWAAGGELRRLQRARLALHRAARLCGHHFGPALLLSVLQHAVQMVTLTYNVVLLAQSDRDPTHQARAATYSLCLFVLAITTSLLAMCWLCSSAADLADTVGELLAKLQILLKRGTTSDVLCLSIKRMNFSAAGFFDIDLSLFVATIGATITYVIILIQFKP; this is encoded by the exons ATGGGGGCGATCCGCGTGCAGCTG TGGTGGGCGGCGGGGGGCGAGCTGCGGCGGCTGCAGCGCGCCAGGCTGGCCCTGCACCGCGCCGCCCGCCTCTGCGGACACCACTTTGGCCCTGCGCTGCTGCTGTCCGTGCTGCAGCACGCGGTCCAGATGGTCACTCTGACGTACAACGTCGTACTGCTGGCACAGAGCGACCGAGACCCCACACACCAGGCGCGCGCTGCCACTTATTCTCTCTGCCTCTTCGTGCTGGCTATAACCACCAGCCTGCTGGCAATGTGCTGGCTGTGTTCCTCTGCGGCAGACCTAGCTGACACCGTGGGCGAGCTGCTGGCGAAGCTTCAGATCCTGTTGAAGCGAGGAACTACCTCTGACGTCCTCTGTCTGTCGATCAAGAGAATGAACTTCTCTGCTGCGGGCTTCTTTGATATTGATCTAAGCTTATTTGTAGCAACTATTGGAGCTACCATCACTTACGTTATAATACTTATTCAGTTTAAGCCATAA